The Penicillium psychrofluorescens genome assembly, chromosome: 2 nucleotide sequence GACACTGGCCTGCGATGCATGTCGCGCGCGGAGAACCAAGTGCGACTCGCAGAGACCAGCGTGCCACTATTGTCAAACCCGCGGCCTAGCCTGTGTCTACCAGGAGCCTGTAGTGGAGCCCCCGAGTCGGTATGCAACTGTTCTGTCCGCGTAGCACCCGCAGATAGTACTGACATGGTGAGGTAGGGTCGAAGAGGAATTGAATGCCGTGAACAAACGGCTCGATCAACTCATCAGCTTGATGCTTCCGGCGCAGCCCGTGTCCCCGGATGTCCGTACCACAGATCCGCGAAATGAGTATGATGCACTGGCGAACCATCTTGATTCGCCCTTTGACTTGCCTTCCAAATTGCTCGGCAATTCGTCTGTTATGCATGTGCTCGGACTAGATGCGGATTTCGCGCAGGCTTTAATTCGGCGGGAACGGGCTGCCGGTCTCGAAGGCCAAGCGGGTGGAGGCCCGCGGATGCTCATGGTTCATCACCGACATGCCGTGAGGTAAGTTGAGGACATGCATCGAGTGATCCCCACTAATTACCGAAATCAGTGCCTTGGCTGCATTTTCGGCCCAGGTTCACATCTGGTATCCCGTTCTCCCGTCGGGCTTTTCGCAGGAATACTTTCGGGTTCTCTCCGGTGCATTGCATCCTTCTTCGGAATCTTGCCTTTCCCTTCTTGTGGCCGCAGTTGGCTACGTAGTAGGGGGAGGTGAGTCAGGTGTAGATACTCCATACTTTGATACGGCTCTCGCTTCACTGCCAATTGTAATCACCGAATGCAGTGTCCGCAGTGTCCAATGCCTGATGTTGATGAGTTTGTATTATTGTTGCTTATTGAGACCTTGTCAAGCACATGACTACTGCTTGATTGCTTCGTCCAAGATTCAAAATATTATCAAAAGGTAAGTACCCTCTGCTCGGTTATCTACGGATAACGCTGATATGGAAAATTAAGTGGTTTGGAGGGTGATGATCCAAACGCCATTGAACTGACTAGGCGGGCGTATTGGGGTGTATTGTTGCTCGAGAAGTAAGTTACCCAAATTTGCAACTAGAAATACCACTGACATTCAACATAGTGAAATTACTGGTCAGCTGGATGTAGCCAAGAGCGACATTTGGTGCTTGGATGAACATGTCCCACTGCCACTATGCCAGCAGACATGGCAGTTTACGCCAGAGAACGCATCACCCGGAGTGGCGGCGATTGCTTCCCCAGATAGTGCACTATCTATTGACACAAGTGTGGAAAATACACGGTCCTATTTCCTAGCCGAAATTGCCATGCGGCGTATGCTGCATCGATGCAACGCAGCTGTTCAGGCAACGCCTACGGGCAAATACGTCTATGCCCCCGGCATTGCATTGGAGCTAGAACACCAGCTCGAAGAATGGTACCGCTACCTACCTGACATCAACCATTTTGAGAAAGGAGATGTGTCCCAGCCATTGGAGCTGCTCAGTATCCCAACGTGTGCTTTGTCCAACTTTCTCCGAGTCCAGTACTACTGCTGCAAGCTTTCGATATATTGGCCTGCTGTTTATCAGGTGATGCAGGATGGGCTCATCACGGACCTCCTTCTAGATCATTGCCGGAGATTTTTCGACTCTTATGTGATGCTGACACCGAGTATTGTGGCAGCATTCAATGACTGCCAAGTAAACCGGTGGACTCTATTTGTTAGGTACGCTCAACTCTTTTTTGTTTGCCACTGAAGGAATAACTCTGTACTGACCTTGAGATATAGTATTTTCATTACTTCGGTGGCCGTCATGGCTGCAGCAAATGCTCCCTGTCTGACTGGGCTTTGCTCATCTCAACTCTATCAATGTCTCCGAATATCGGGACATGCCGAACAAACAATTCTGCAGAAGAGCCCATCCTTGATGATGTTGCAAGGAGTACTGGAAGAGCGTCTTTCAGAAGCTGGCTTATGAAAAAAGTAACGATAAATGGCGATGGTTATTCTAATGAAATTCTTTATCTACACCAGATCTGACATGAAATCAAATAATTATGTTCGACTAGTCGACAAGCCATCCCAAATATTCACCTCCTCGATAAGGACACTGCCACATTCCCCATTAGAAAATGCCGATATACGAACAGGACTAGAATATTCCGGAGAATAAACTGTCGTTGCCAAAGCAAACCGGTCATTCGCAAAGACCTCCAAGACATCCGCGTCGGAGATGATGCGGATACGCAATTTCTCCAAGATTTCTCCAGGCTCGACATTATCCTTCCTGTAAAACAGCGTAAAGGGACCTTTTTCGAGACAATTGCGGATATCTGGGTCCGACGTCGATCTTTCTTTGTCCAAGTTGATTGTCTCATCTCGCAGAGAAAATGTGATGGTGGTGCAGATAGACATGTTGCTATTGTGGCGTATGTGAAATCCCAGTTCCTGGCAGCAATTTGGGTTAATAGCAATTACTGCTTCGAGCTCCCAGGTAGGGAACGATGTTGAGCACAGTGTCTTCGTTGCGCCGGTCGCTGGAGATGGGAGCAAGATATTTTCCTGTTGATAGATATGCTCACAGCTCTTGCGAAGTTCGGAAATCTCGTCAATAGGGCGGATGCCGAGAGTGTGAAGGGTCATTGAGCTGTCACTCTGTGAAACAGTTTCAACAGAGGCGATTGCCGACAAAGGGCTGTGAAGGGCTCGAGTGACATTTGgtatggaaagaagaaacagcTCGCGCGGAACGGCTAGTGCGCCGTTCCATCCCTTTTCTTTGGCGCAACTCGCGGGAATATCCTCTTCAGGAATCCATGCGTGCATGATATGTCTTTTAAACACCGGATCAAAAAATGAATTAGCGGCATACAATGACCCGCAGTCCAAATAACCTCCATGAGTGTAGTCAACCCGAGGCAGATTGTTCTCGGAATTCAAATCGCCAAACATCCACAGCAGAGAACGGACAGTTCTCGGAAGAATCTGTTTATTGGGTTCGAAAATTTGAATGTGTTCACGTTCTACATCCCCTTCAGCCCCAATAATGAGACACAGGCGATTATTGTCTTCGGATCCGAGGGTTAGGAAATTTGTGCATTCCCAGTTGATACCGAAGTTCCCAGACCATTTTGGCGAGGGCTGGAATCGAGCGGGCATATTGACCAAGGGACACAAATAATGCCAATCTCCAGGGTTGTCCTGCGGCACAGAATATAGGAAGGTTGTTGGTCCGTAGCCTTCAATTCCACCTGATACAAGACCATACAGGGATTTTTTTTCACGAAAATTATCCATGGCACGCCACTCTGCTAGAAAGGGATCACGAAAGCCAGTCACTTCAAGTTCCTGAGGCTCACCCAGCAAGATAGGGTTTTCTGAAGATTTCGTCCATGtctcaccaccatcagctGATTCGGCGATTGCCAATCCAGCCGCGTTGCGAGGATATGGAGGTGTGCTCCAGTGAAAAGGCAGACGGCGGACTGAAGAGTAGACAACCTTCAGAGATCCTTGCTCGGAATTTGCGGGTGGTACCATACACCCTGTAAAAACTCCATCGCGATCATAAGGCTTGTCAGGAATTAAGGCGGGCCTAGCCGCGGGCGTCCAGGAAACGAGATCTTTGCTGGTCATATGACCCCAAGACATCGAGCCCCATTCAGTATCATGCGGATTACCTGTACGGTATTAGTCAAACCTAGCCGTAGCGCCATCCAGCTTACATTGATAGAAGACATGGTACAAGCCGGTCGCCGAATCATAGCCCGGAGCACACGGGTCGTTGATCCAGCAAGCAGCAGTGAAATGCAGAGATGGCCTGGCGCGATGGAACTCCATGTCTGTGATGAATTTCAGAACAACATTATTGTTGATCCATGCACGATTTATACACAACCGCCCGTTGCCAAGTGCCGCCAGGTCGATCTCGGCATGTACCGTGCATCGCGGAGCATCTTCGCCACTCCGCGAGACCCATAAACTCTCAACCCCAGACTCCGCCTACCCCCACGGGGAAGATCGAGCATGCATCGTGGCTGCTGCATATATAATGACATAGGCTTCCCCCGGAGATGTAACATGATGCAACGCTACATTAGTGAAGATCTATCACGATGACCGACGAGTACGAAAACCATGTTCTCCGGCAGGTTGCAGTGACTGACTTCTTGCCAGAATTGACTACACCGTCATCAACCCCGATAAGAAATGGCGAATGCTTCGCGAACAGTGGCGATTTGCTCTCTGGAGTACGTCTTCCTGCCGTAAAAATCGGACATGAACTCACCGTACTAGCGTTCTGGGTGTCGAGTGGTGTTATGATGCAGGGCTTCGACATTGTCGCGGGTGGCCAATTGGCCGCGCTACCCGCATTCCAGAAGCAATTCGGTATCCTTGAGCCATCAGGAGACTATCTTATACCGGCGCATTACCTTTCGGCTTGGAGCTCGATTGCCCCAGCATGCGAGATCGTCACCACCTTTATTGTTGCCCCTTCACTGGAGAAATTTGGTCGCAAGCCAGGAATCCTAGTggcaatgatgatatccGTTGCGGGTATTCTCTTGCAACAGTTGGCGACAGATTGGCGAACACATCTCGCTGGCAGAGGGGTCAACGGTGAGTGAACCTTCAAAGCGTTTCTCAATTCTGACATCAACCAGGAATTGCTATTGGCGCAATGTTTACTATCTCTCCTCTTTGGATCGGAGAAACATGCCGGCCAGAGTTACGAGGATTCTTCCTGTGTTTCTTCAATACTAGCATTGTGTTTGGCCAGTTTGCGATGTCAGAACTTCCTTTCCCTCAAATACGTGGCTTGTGTTACTAATGTCATTAAAAGTGTCGTAATCTCAAAGGGAGGAAGCTACATCGATGGAAAGTGGTAAGTGACCTTTTCATGGGCGCTGTGCTGTAGCTAACTCGGCATTGCAGGCAATGGTGGCTCCCGGTGGTGGCCATGTACATCTTCCCTCGTATGTGAACAACCAACCATGCCATTACTATATTAACATTTTGGATAGTCATTCTCACTGCAGGCTGGTTTTTCTTCCCCGAATCCCCGTATTGGCTGGTCAGATGTGGAAAAACCACACAAGCCAAAAAGGAGTTGAAGAAAGTCTACGGCTTCAAGAATGACGATTTTTACGACATTGAGATTCGaagaatggaagaagaaatccgcATTGCCACCGAGATTCAAGGAACGACAGACAAACACAAATTTTTAGGAATCGACGTATCAGCAGAGGTCGAGTGCTTTGAAAGCAAGAATCGCAAACGAACCTTCActgccatttttgctgcTAGCGCTCAGCAGATGATTGGCGCTACTTTTGTCATCGGCTATGCAACATATTTCCTTGACTTGATCCACGTGAAAAACTATTTCGATGCATCCGTGGTTCTTTATATTGTGATGCTCCTGTCCAGTATGGCAGCTTTCCCTCTGACGGAGATCCTCGGCCGTCGAGCCCTAATCGTCGGGCCCCAATTTGCATTGTGCGTCATACTTCTGATCATAGGAATTTTGGGTTGCGTTCCAGACCAAAACAAAGCCAGTTGGGGCATTGTTGTTTTCATTTACT carries:
- a CDS encoding uncharacterized protein (ID:PFLUO_002350-T1.cds;~source:funannotate), translated to MEETPQTKRKRTTLACDACRARRTKCDSQRPACHYCQTRGLACVYQEPVVEPPSRVEEELNAVNKRLDQLISLMLPAQPVSPDVRTTDPRNEYDALANHLDSPFDLPSKLLGNSSVMHVLGLDADFAQALIRRERAAGLEGQAGGGPRMLMVHHRHAVSALAAFSAQVHIWYPVLPSGFSQEYFRVLSGALHPSSESCLSLLVAAVGYVVGGAHDYCLIASSKIQNIIKSGLEGDDPNAIELTRRAYWGVLLLENEITGQLDVAKSDIWCLDEHVPLPLCQQTWQFTPENASPGVAAIASPDSALSIDTSVENTRSYFLAEIAMRRMLHRCNAAVQATPTGKYVYAPGIALELEHQLEEWYRYLPDINHFEKGDVSQPLELLSIPTMGSSRTSF
- a CDS encoding uncharacterized protein (ID:PFLUO_002351-T1.cds;~source:funannotate); protein product: MTDEIDYTVINPDKKWRMLREQWRFALWTFWVSSGVMMQGFDIVAGGQLAALPAFQKQFGILEPSGDYLIPAHYLSAWSSIAPACEIVTTFIVAPSLEKFGRKPGILVAMMISVAGILLQQLATDWRTHLAGRGVNGIAIGAIVVISKGGSYIDGKWQWWLPVVAMYIFPLILTAGWFFFPESPYWLVRCGKTTQAKKELKKVYGFKNDDFYDIEIRRMEEEIRIATEIQGTTDKHKFLGIDVSAEVECFESKNRKRTFTAIFAASAQQMIGATFVIGYATYFLDLIHVKNYFDASVVLYIVMLLSSMAAFPLTEILGRRALILSIGATGFVLASEIATMRLRGATQGLVTIANAVWGLIMQFTIPYMVRDDGH